One part of the Mariniflexile litorale genome encodes these proteins:
- a CDS encoding DUF2891 domain-containing protein, translated as MKKYLFLILASAIVSCNHSKEEKNKISNNEIAPKPILNLDQANRLAQLPLHCMDIEYPNRLSQTLGGDVDLKSPKTLHPAFYGCFDWHSAVHGHWSLVSLLKQFPNLDNADDIKQKLLQNISKENIKTEVNYFYGIHNKSYERTYGWAWLLKLAEELHTWDSETARQLENNLQPLTDLIVGKYMEFLPKLNYPIRVGEHPNTAFGLSFAWDYANSLNNTALKSIIEQRAKDFYLSDANCPITWEPGGTDFLSPCLEEAALMKRILKTEIFKSWLDKFLPQLKNKSFILETGKVSDRKDGSLVHLDGVNFSRSWSLNTIAENLPEYKHLKNLANQHINYSLSSIFEDSYEGGHWLGSFAIYALNTTSK; from the coding sequence ATGAAGAAATATTTATTCTTAATATTAGCAAGTGCAATTGTAAGTTGTAACCATTCAAAAGAAGAGAAAAATAAAATATCTAATAATGAAATAGCTCCAAAACCAATTCTAAATTTGGACCAAGCCAATCGTTTAGCCCAATTGCCATTACATTGCATGGATATAGAGTACCCAAATAGGTTGTCTCAAACATTGGGAGGAGATGTGGATTTAAAGTCGCCCAAAACATTACATCCCGCCTTTTATGGTTGTTTCGATTGGCATTCGGCAGTTCACGGTCATTGGAGTTTAGTAAGTCTGTTAAAACAGTTTCCCAACTTGGATAATGCCGATGACATTAAACAAAAATTACTTCAAAATATCTCTAAAGAAAATATAAAAACCGAAGTAAACTATTTTTATGGCATCCATAACAAATCCTATGAACGCACTTATGGCTGGGCGTGGTTGCTAAAACTTGCAGAGGAATTACATACGTGGGATAGTGAAACGGCGAGACAATTAGAAAATAATTTACAACCTTTAACCGATTTAATTGTTGGAAAATACATGGAGTTTCTGCCTAAGTTAAATTATCCCATTCGAGTAGGAGAGCATCCAAACACTGCATTCGGGTTAAGTTTTGCTTGGGACTATGCCAATTCATTAAATAATACCGCTTTAAAATCCATCATTGAACAACGTGCAAAAGATTTTTATCTATCCGATGCAAATTGTCCTATAACATGGGAGCCAGGTGGTACTGATTTTTTATCACCTTGCTTAGAAGAAGCGGCACTCATGAAGCGTATTTTAAAAACTGAAATATTTAAATCATGGTTAGACAAATTTTTGCCCCAACTAAAGAATAAAAGCTTTATATTGGAAACAGGAAAGGTTTCCGATAGAAAAGATGGCAGTTTGGTGCATTTAGATGGTGTTAATTTTTCACGTTCTTGGAGTTTAAATACCATTGCAGAAAATTTACCCGAATATAAGCACTTAAAAAACTTAGCTAACCAACATATAAATTATTCGCTATCAAGTATTTTTGAAGATAGCTATGAAGGAGGTCATTGGCTAGGTAGTTTTGCTATTTATGCGTTGAACACCACTTCTAAATAA
- a CDS encoding DUF5004 domain-containing protein, which yields MKKTILLLNSLMIVGILTVSCDNDNGPDCPDALTGALSEVETAFTGNWNLKSIVADKEIDLTDDNVENPSTDIFAQNSDCQNDLAYNFENNRNYTLKQGLNVTDCQDLEARGTWALNGGLLTFVTNCSSDYTAIEINEDDTEFSYTSNLRFKDVNNALIDSKVIFTYEKNIP from the coding sequence ATGAAAAAAACAATTTTATTGCTAAATAGCTTAATGATAGTAGGTATTTTAACTGTTAGTTGTGATAACGACAATGGCCCCGATTGTCCAGATGCGCTTACAGGTGCACTGAGTGAAGTCGAAACTGCATTTACAGGAAATTGGAATTTAAAGAGTATTGTTGCTGATAAAGAAATTGATTTAACCGATGATAATGTTGAGAATCCTTCAACAGACATTTTCGCTCAAAATTCTGATTGTCAAAACGATTTGGCTTATAATTTTGAAAACAACAGAAATTACACATTAAAACAAGGTCTAAATGTAACGGATTGTCAGGATTTAGAGGCTCGTGGAACTTGGGCACTAAACGGAGGCTTATTAACATTTGTAACCAACTGTTCTTCTGATTATACTGCTATTGAGATTAATGAAGATGACACTGAATTTTCTTATACTAGCAATCTCCGTTTTAAAGATGTAAATAATGCTCTTATTGATAGTAAAGTTATTTTCACTTATGAAAAAAACATTCCTTAA